A single region of the Silene latifolia isolate original U9 population chromosome 8, ASM4854445v1, whole genome shotgun sequence genome encodes:
- the LOC141596899 gene encoding anthocyanidin 3-O-glucoside 2'''-O-xylosyltransferase-like, with amino-acid sequence MARKELNIVMFPWLAFGHFIPYLHLANKLADKGHKITFLIPNKAKLQLDSQNQHPSLITLLPITVPQVDSLPLGAQTTADIPLNQHGDLSIAMDRTRPDVESILETQNPKPDLILFDMAHWVPAVAAKLNIVSVSYNIVCAISVDLVRDWYNNSDKDTHILPSWTMPADASTTNFGENITILQRSLIALGTADAISIRTCREVEGEYCDRIAARFKKPVLLSGITLPESTDPLDLRWVKWLGKFKKESVIFCCLGSQHVLDKPQIQELALGLEMTGLPFLLAVKPPVGFATLEEVLPEGFVERVKDRGMGYGGWVQQTQILAHPSVGCFVCHCGSSSMWEALVSDTQLVLFPQIPDQALNAELMAGKLKVGVKVERKEDGGVSKEVWSEAVKSVMNEDSEIGSEVKKNHAKWREMLTSEAFADGYIDSFIKDLQDLIGH; translated from the coding sequence ATGGCACGTAAAGAGTTGAACATAGTAATGTTCCCATGGCTTGCATTTGGTCATTTCATCCCATACCTTCATTTAGCTAACAAACTTGCTGATAAAGGTCACAAAATCACCTTTCTAATCCCTAACAAAGCTAAACTTCAACTTGACTCTCAGAATCAGCACCCTTCTCTTATTACTCTCCTCCCCATCACTGTTCCACAAGTCGACTCCCTCCCTCTAGGGGCCCAGACCACAGCGGATATCCCGCTTAACCAGCATGGCGACCTCTCCATCGCCATGGACAGGACTCGGCCTGATGTCGAGTCCATTCTCGAAACTCAAAATCCAAAGCCTGATCTTATTTTATTTGATATGGCTCATTGGGTACCTGCTGTTGCTGCTAAGCTTAATATTGTGTCGGTGTCGTATAACATTGTGTGCGCCATATCTGTCGACCTTGTCCGGGACTGGTATAATAATAGTGACAAGGATACACATATACTGCCGTCGTGGACGATGCCAGCTGATGCCTCAACGACGAATTTCGGAGAAAACATTACTATTCTCCAACGATCACTGATCGCACTCGGGACAGCAGATGCAATCAGCATCCGTACCTGTAGGGAGGTTGAAGGGGAATATTGCGACCGCATAGCAGCACGGTTTAAGAAGCCTGTTTTGCTTAGCGGTATCACCCTGCCTGAATCCACCGATCCACTTGACCTTCGTTGGGTCAAGTGGCTCGGAAAGTTCAAGAAGGAGTCCGTCATCTTTTGCTGTTTAGGGAGCCAGCACGTGCTGGACAAGCCCCAAATCCAGGAACTGGCTTTGGGGCTTGAAATGACAGGGTTGCCCTTCCTACTGGCTGTGAAGCCGCCGGTAGGATTCGCAACCCTGGAGGAGGTACTGCCAGAAGGATTCGTTGAACGGGTTAAAGACCGAGGAATGGGGTATGGAGGGTGGGTGCAGCAAACCCAGATACTGGCGCACCCTTCAGTTGGGTGCTTCGTGTGTCATTGTGGATCATCGTCAATGTGGGAGGCGTTAGTGAGTGACACTCAGCTAGTGTTATTTCCCCAAATACCTGATCAAGCCCTGAACGCGGAGTTGATGGCGGGAAAGCTGAAGGTGGGTGTTAAGGTGGAGAGGAAAGAAGACGGGGGGGTTTCAAAGGAGGTTTGGAGCGAAGCTGTGAAAAGCGTGATGAATGAAGACAGTGAGATTGGAAGTGAAGTGAAGAAAAATCATGCAAAGTGGAGAGAAATGTTGACAAGTGAAGCATTTGCAGATGGGTATATTGACAGTTTCATCAAAGATTTGCAAGACCTTATTGGACACTAA